The DNA segment GCATTGGGGCAGTAGACGCTAATGATGCGGATTATGCGTAAATCACAACTCGGGGCTTAACAAAGTTACTCGTGAGCACATTTAACATTACTCAAAAGGTGTTATTTCCCAAAAAGCTTGCAAGCACAATCAGAGTTCTGGGAACTCCGTTAGGTAACTAGCACAGTGGTTCTAATGATAACACATATATTGAATATGTCTGTGAAAATGTGATTATAAAGTCATCTTATGAAATGGAAGAGTGGGAAAAtcatatacaatataatattttatgcaatatgctatttaaaatggATATGAGTGCTCCCATCACTCTTAGATATTTGAATAAtccttaaaagtttatatatttaggggcatctgggtggctcagtcggttaagcatctgactatttcagctctggtcatgatctcactgctcatgagttcgagccctgtatcaggctctgcactgacagcacgggacctactggggattctctctctccctctctctctgcccctactccccttgcatgcattctccctctctctctctctctctctctctctcaaaataaatagactttgaAAAAAGTTGATGTATTTAAATGAGACACGGCCTAATTATGCACTTGGTCATTTGAAAAATATCCATTAGTAAACTAAGGTGTTTAAACTAatgtgtttaggggcacctgggtggctcagtcggttaagcgtccgacttcagctgaggtcacggtctcgcggtccggtccttgagttcgagccccgcatcaggctctgggctgatggctcagagcctggagcctgcttccgattctgtgtctccctctctctctacccctcccccattcatgctctgtctctctctgtccccaaaataaataaacgttaaaaaataaaaataaaaaaaataaactaatgtgTTTAACACATTATATCTCTGAcatatatctctatatctctgACATAGAATGGGACTAAACATTAATAATTTACCCTATTTCtacaatataaaattaaacaaatttttttaatctccaaactGTCGTGTATTAAAAGATTGAATTTCCCATGAGCTAGTTACAcagatattataaaatttattaaaatttttttttaatctttatttattttcgagagagagacagagtgtgagctggggaaggagcagagagagggaaacacagaatccgaagcaggctccaggctccgggctgtcagcccagagcccgacgcagggctggaactcactgactgcgagatcatgacctgagccgaagtcgggtgcttaaccaactgagccactcaggcgcccagatattataaaatttaaaaagaaattctctgcatctttttttcCAGCTCAGAAACTTGTCGTCTACTTGCAACATGGCTTGTTGACATCTGGCAGCAGTTGGGTTTCCAACCTTCCCAACAACAGCCTGGGTTTCATTCTGGCCGATGCTGGCTATGACGTGTGGCTGGGGAACAGCCGAGGAACTACGTGGTCCAGGAAACACCTGTACCTGAAAACGAACTCCAAAGAATTCTGGGCCTTCAGGTACCAATAAACTCAaataatgtttccttttgtttgatAAGCGTATCGAacgtttggtttggtttttaaatgaaatgaattagAATGCGGCTCTTCTCTCAGTCAGGTCTCTTAACAGACCATCAACGTGGATGCAAATTTTGGCTTGAAAATTAAAGAGTGCTTGTCTGATTTTAAGCGTGTTTCTCCTTTTTCAGTAGTGACCTTCCTTGGCCAACCCCACCCTTCCTTCAACCATTCTTTTGCTCCATTACACTTAGTGTATTTCCCTGTACATAGAATACACGAACACCCTCTTTATAAGACTATcttagggaggggcgcctgggtggctcaatcggttgggcgtccgacttcagctcaggtcatgatctcgctgtccatgagttcgagcccgtgtcgggctctgtgctgccagctcagagcctggagcctgcttcagattctgtgtcttcctctcttctctgcccctccccactcacgctctgtctctctatctctcaaaaatacctaaacattaaaaaaaaatttttttttaaagactatcttggggctattttatttccttgacttTGTGTTCTCACGGAAGTTTGTGTTAACAGCCTGTTAGTAGCAAGGGAAtttcaatgttcttttttctttttttgtcttttttttttttttttgtagttttgatgAAATGGCTAAATACGACCTCCCCGCCTCCATTGACTTCATTGTGAAGCACACGggacaaaaggaaatattttacgTGGGCCATTCCCAGGGCACCACTATCGGTATGGTCCTAATGTTCCTTAAGGACTCTTGTAGGGTCTGCAGGCATCCTTCTCCAGGGTGTGGGTGAACTTCCAGAGCTGCGAGGGAAGTAAAGGAGAGCCAGAGGCAGGAATGCCACAGCAGCGcctggcagcccccccccccccccccgcttccctTCTACCTTATCTTCTCTAGTCACAAAGAATGGATTGTCAACAACACGTTGTTTGCGGTTTTGTTGGTTTCCAAGGGTAGGAAAGTTGACTATccatctcgagatcatgactacCTCTTGTGCTACAAATAGAAATGTCATACCTACTCTTATTGTTTAAATGTAGCAAAGGACTTTGGGAGGGAGAGACTTGAAAGGGAAGTTTATGTTTATGCATTCAGGGTGGATGAGACTTAAGATGTGCACAGGGGCGAGGAAGGTCATCACATGTTTAAAGACGACTAGAAAAGAGCTGCCCACAGCTCACAGCCGTCATACTTCTGGCTCAGGCGTAACAGCTTCACtttcaggaaaacaaatacattcCCTAAGACCTAACATAATTCTCTTACGTGGTATGCTAAACTTTTTTACTTTCACCCTTTCTACTTTGGAAGTTACAAAGGCCATTTTATGATAGAAGCCAATATTAACTGAGTCTGTTCTAGGCTGAAAACTATCATTTTCTTATGAGAATAATTCATTTCCcgctttaaaaaatgtgttgagtAACAGTCAAATCCCATTTTCCATAGATCTGTTCTCTGATGTTAGTTAGCCATGTGTCAGTTATCCGGAACCAGGAATCCTGGAAAATCATGAAATAAGAAGCAAGTGGGCTACGTGTTAGAGCTTATTGACTCATACTATGACATATAATTCTTTGGTTATTTGCCTTCTCAGaactcagaaaacagaaaagctataaaaatatttaagatgtgcAAATATGTAGCTTGATAAGATGACAAATAATTGTCATATCAGTGACTCTAAACTAACAATATAATATAAACCAGCATTCGGTATCCTCTGTACAAGAAGGCAaggaactttttaaataaattaaaagtaaatattaaacttatttgacatttattgacTCTGTCACCTAAAGTGTAAGATTCAAATACCAGAAAAATCAACTTAGCGCGTTTTCACCATTGCTACTTATACAAATGCTAAAtgttgtttctggtttttaaacTACGGTGTTAACAAGACTGTTTTATTGCTGGTTTATCACAAGTTATGATctaggtattatttttaatactaataATCTGCATTATGTTGTGATTGATATGCATGTCTCAAACTGGGTGATTGATAAATGTTTGATAAGGGAATTAAGAAATGAGTGAgtcaacaaataatccagtgaagaaatgggcagaagacatgaatagatacttctctaaagaagacatccggatggccaacaggcacatgaaaagatgcccaacgtccctcctcatcaggaaaatccaaatcaaaaccacactgagataccacctcatgccagtcagagtgactaaaatgaaaaaatcaggagactatagatgctggagaggatgtggagaaacgggaacccttttgcactgttggtgggaaacaaactggtacagccgctctggaaaacagtgtggaggttcctcaaaagattaaatatagacctaccctatgacccagcaatagcactgctaggaatttacccaagggatacaggagtgctgatgcacaggggcacttggaccccaatgtttatagcagcactttcaacaatatccaaagtatggaaagagcctaaatgtccatcaactgacgaatggataaagaagttgtggtttatatatacaatggaatactacttggcaatgagaaagaatgaaatctggccatttgcagcaacgtggatggaactggagggtattatgctaagtgaaataagtcaggcagagaaagacagataccatatcttTTCACTCCTATGCGGATCCtgataaacttaacagaagaccacgggggaggggaagagcaaaaagttacagagagggagggaggaaaaccataagagactcttaaatactgagaacaaactggcggttgatggggggtgggagggtgggtgatgggcattgaggagggcacctgttgggatgagcactgggtgttgcatggaaaccaatttgacaataaattatacttaatataaaaaattttttaaaaataaataaaaagaaaggacttcacctgggtggctcagttggttaagcacctgacttatgatctctgctcaggtcatgatcccacagtccgtgaaatcgagccccattTTTGCCCTGCgccgacagcgcagagcctgcttggcgctctctttctcctctctcctccctgactcacactctctgtctctcaaaataaataaactttaaaaaagtatttaaaaaaataaaataaaaataaaggactttAAGTCCAACGGAGTACTTACACCAGAGTCCAAGCCTACATTTAGTAGTGGATTTAACTTAAATAAATAGAGCTAACCAATTGTGATGGAAGTCATACTAGAGGAAGTGAcctacattttattaaatgtttttatctcAAAGTTAAAAGGATTACCCTCAAGAATGTTGTAGACTTAAAACCCTTAGCTAACACcatactcagtggggaaaaacagagttttcccctaagatcaggagcgAGACAAGCATGTCcactcttaggggcgcctgggtggctcaatcagttaagagtctgacttcggctcaggtcatgatctcacggttggtgagttcaagccccgcatcaggctctgtgctgacagctcagagcctggagcctgcttcggattctgtgcctccctctctttccgcccctccccagctcacactctgtctgtctctctctcaaaaataaacattaaaaaatttttaaaagaaaaaaaatgagcgaGTCAATTATTCAAAGTCTATTgaatttactctttaaaaattgtttttttgcatctttatttgtttttgagagagagagagaaagaaagaaagagaggacagagcagggaaggggcagagagggacggagacacagaatctacatgctccaggctctgagctgtcagcacagctgacacaagatcatgacctgaaccagagtcagctgcttaaccactgagccaccaggcgcccctgaatttacTCTTGTTTGCCACGATGTCATTTATTACGATGGTAGTAACTGCATAAGAGTAGTTaatttctgtcttattttctttcagctttcaTAACATTTTCCACAATACCAAAGATAGCTgaaaaagtcaaaatattttttgcctTAGCTCCAGTTTTTTCTATTAAATACTCAAACAGCCCTTTAATCAAAATGGCATACAAGTGGAAGTCAGTGATAAAGGTATGTTATTCCTTTCCTCTACGTAGTTGATAATCCAAATGACAACATTCTCTCCTTTCAAAACGAAAGGTCTTGGCTATGTGTGAATTTAATTTTGTGGTGTTATTTGCACTggattcttgcttttgtttctacAAAGGAATAGGGTTTTACTTATAATACCTGTGGACATGTTATTATGAAGGAAAATCCAGTGGTCAACTTATCTCTACCTTGTGTTTCCAAGTTTTGCCcttaatgtaaatgttttaaactCACGTGAGATAATGCGTTTGATTATAAATATAGTGAACTCATCACACCATTTCTTGATTAATTATTTTGGTCTTCCAAATACaaataaagtaaatttattttacaggCTTTTGTTGGCAACAAAGGCTTCTTACCTAATACTTCATTTAAAAGATTTGTTGGTTCAAAGCTGTGTCCGCTAAAGATTTTTGGCAAGATTTGCCGTGAGGTCTTGTTTCTGATGTATGGATGTGACCTGGAGAACTTAAATATGGTAAGAACAAGTtgaatttgaaatgtattttgtcagtttttagCAAGCAGCTCGTAACAGTGCCTTGTGtgttattttgtgattttcccaTATATACTAATAGTTAGATTCTTAGTCTTTCTGATTTTGTGACTGTACCAACATTCTGAAACTGATCAGCATTAGTATGTCGAGATAATTTTGCTTTCGCATTTGTCTTGCTCTCTGTAAAGAACAGAGGGCAGCCGCTGTGATGGGTGTCTTTACTGGTCTTTGCTTCTGGGTGTTAGTTTCCCAACATTTGTTGTATTTGTCTTCTATCACTTGTTTGTCTCAactcctactctttttttttttaagttcatttacttattttgagagcaagagactatgagtggggggaagggcagagagagaggacagagaggatcccaagcaggctccatgctgtcagcacaaagcccaacgcgaggcttgatcccatgaactgtgagatcatgacctcagccaacgagagccagacacttaactgacggagtcacccaggcgctcccacagCTTCTACTCTTATATCTTGGTTCCTAAcactccttccctttcttgttGATCTCTTTGTAATTAGCATTAGTGCCCGCTAATTATCTTACATGCTCCTGGCATTTGTCAAAATTCCTGCAGTGGAAAACTGTTTCAGTGCTCGAGCCCCTATTACCGAGGCCCTATGGATTGGTTGTATCTACATTCTATTACAGATGTAGGCATTCACTCTAAGACTTTTTCAGCACATTAgatttaaaaatccagatttggCAGGGGCAGTTGCAGCATTTAGACTAGTGGTTGGTTCCTGCACCTGTACGATTTAATAATTTCTCAGTGAGAACCAATCTATTCAttcaaagaaagagaagttgTCAAGATGCCCATTCTTACCAACTTAGtccatagattcaatgcaatcgcAATCAAAGTCCCAGGAGGTTATTTTAAGGATATTGACAAAC comes from the Panthera uncia isolate 11264 chromosome D2, Puncia_PCG_1.0, whole genome shotgun sequence genome and includes:
- the LIPJ gene encoding lipase member J isoform X3, with the protein product MEGQLRSQMWYLFKVMSFILILGTTHGAFRSRRSVNPEANMNISQIISYWGYPGEVHDVVTEDGYILGLYRIPYGKANNDNSAQKLVVYLQHGLLTSGSSWVSNLPNNSLGFILADAGYDVWLGNSRGTTWSRKHLYLKTNSKEFWAFSFDEMAKYDLPASIDFIVKHTGQKEIFYVGHSQGTTIAFITFSTIPKIAEKVKIFFALAPVFSIKYSNSPLIKMAYKWKSVIKAFVGNKGFLPNTSFKRFVGSKLCPLKIFGKICREVLFLMYGCDLENLNMLFNSSCLRAFDWGSPVLNWMHFNQTTSPFYNVTCMNVSTSTWNGARDVLADPQDINNLLSEITNHIYHKTISSYNHIDFLFGLDVYHQVYREIIDIIQGTL